The proteins below are encoded in one region of Micromonospora yangpuensis:
- a CDS encoding DUF4314 domain-containing protein has protein sequence MSYQPGQRVALVHTSDPHTRLRAGDTGTVRRHDQRQNIVEVAWDSGSTLSMCLDDGDRIAPATTPPPTGDPVAEATEWAAALRRMRAAGTEAGQTAAEWWAQDTIGARASGDTRLTARRILAGIHDGDPAVLDTLPHFFSAGDSVDAAGWELFADATGDVSGWFGLRIQQRDEAMTVYRDAFATVAEERVADLCHLAASPTGRDVSHLHPDRVHLGDVGVFSGEWAMTAGPDGDDRFEIGFAGTLIDHWNGWAVFSCTRPVAEAIVADQYRLRDQHCRSLREQGVPEDDLDRRVDADLADLSFDGDVLVADQRALSDDPEAIERVAPDGDGRYVVMGRSWCWEAVDPYACDRIVGDLPDPNQA, from the coding sequence ATGAGCTACCAGCCTGGCCAGCGCGTCGCGCTGGTCCACACCAGCGACCCACATACCCGGCTGCGTGCCGGCGACACCGGCACCGTCCGCCGCCACGACCAGCGGCAGAACATCGTCGAGGTCGCCTGGGACAGCGGCTCGACGCTGTCGATGTGCCTCGACGACGGCGACCGCATCGCACCAGCCACCACCCCGCCGCCCACCGGCGATCCGGTCGCCGAGGCCACCGAATGGGCCGCCGCGCTGCGGCGCATGCGGGCCGCCGGCACCGAGGCCGGCCAAACCGCCGCCGAGTGGTGGGCGCAGGACACCATCGGCGCCCGAGCCAGCGGCGACACCCGCCTGACCGCCCGCCGGATCCTGGCCGGCATCCACGACGGCGATCCCGCCGTCCTCGACACGTTGCCCCACTTCTTCTCGGCTGGAGACTCGGTCGATGCCGCCGGGTGGGAGCTGTTCGCCGACGCCACCGGCGATGTCTCCGGCTGGTTCGGGCTGCGCATCCAGCAGCGCGACGAGGCGATGACCGTCTACCGCGACGCCTTCGCCACCGTCGCCGAAGAGCGTGTCGCCGACCTGTGTCACCTCGCGGCCAGCCCCACCGGCCGCGACGTGTCCCACCTGCACCCCGACCGGGTGCACCTCGGCGACGTCGGCGTGTTCTCGGGCGAGTGGGCAATGACCGCCGGCCCGGACGGCGATGACCGCTTCGAGATCGGCTTCGCCGGCACTCTGATCGACCACTGGAACGGGTGGGCGGTGTTCTCCTGCACTCGCCCGGTGGCGGAGGCGATCGTCGCCGACCAGTACCGGCTCCGCGACCAGCACTGCCGCAGCCTGCGCGAGCAGGGCGTACCGGAGGACGACCTGGATCGCCGGGTCGACGCGGATCTGGCCGACCTGTCCTTCGACGGAGACGTCCTCGTCGCCGACCAGCGCGCACTGTCCGACGATCCGGAAGCCATCGAGCGCGTCGCCCCGGACGGTGACGGCCGGTACGTGGTGATGGGCCGCAGTTGGTGCTGGGAGGCCGTCGACCCGTACGCCTGCGACCGGATCGTCGGCGACCTGCCCGACCCGAACCAGGCATAG
- a CDS encoding AAA family ATPase, with protein MTTPTPPAPQAGAPQNNPTSDGTPTAEAASGRSGYLYRKVALHLADHPDQILKVGEITRAIGAPSSGAVFEALKKMTTAGHATHHRDPHHRFQITQAGIDAAGTLPPAAPRTRSSSSGGGRQGRPAPVPRPNGTLYHPRRLGRGWDVEELRRLRTQQVPVLLYGPPGTGKTAMVEASFPDLLTVAGTGDTVVDDFLGSYNPIPGGGYEFVHGPLVTAMREGRVLLVDDATLIPPRVLAVLYPAMDGRGVITIPANGNETVQAVDGFYIVAGHNPGVHGAVLTEALASRFTVHLHVTTDWDLARQLGVPKPVVAAAIDLNADLAAGKTVWAPQLRELLGFVKVRDHLGMPAALANLAGIAPEDARDDVTAALSRHTGTPITALALGKR; from the coding sequence ATGACCACACCAACCCCACCGGCCCCCCAGGCCGGCGCGCCGCAGAACAACCCGACCTCGGACGGCACGCCCACCGCTGAGGCCGCCTCTGGCCGGTCCGGCTACCTGTACCGGAAGGTGGCCCTGCACCTGGCCGACCACCCCGATCAGATTCTCAAGGTTGGCGAGATCACCCGGGCGATCGGCGCCCCGTCGTCCGGGGCGGTGTTCGAGGCGTTGAAGAAGATGACCACCGCCGGACACGCCACCCACCACCGCGACCCGCACCACCGCTTCCAGATCACCCAGGCCGGCATCGACGCCGCCGGCACCCTCCCACCCGCCGCGCCCCGCACCCGCTCCAGCAGCAGCGGTGGCGGCAGGCAGGGACGGCCTGCGCCGGTACCGCGACCGAACGGGACGCTGTACCACCCGCGGCGGCTCGGCCGGGGCTGGGACGTCGAGGAACTACGGCGACTGCGCACCCAGCAGGTGCCCGTGCTGCTGTACGGGCCGCCCGGGACCGGCAAGACCGCCATGGTCGAGGCCTCGTTTCCCGACCTGCTGACCGTCGCCGGCACCGGCGACACCGTCGTCGACGACTTCCTCGGCTCCTACAACCCGATCCCCGGCGGCGGCTACGAGTTCGTCCACGGACCCCTGGTCACCGCCATGCGGGAGGGGCGGGTGCTGCTGGTCGACGACGCCACCCTCATCCCACCCCGCGTCCTGGCAGTCCTGTACCCGGCCATGGACGGCCGCGGAGTGATCACCATCCCCGCCAACGGCAACGAGACCGTGCAAGCCGTCGACGGGTTCTACATCGTCGCCGGCCACAACCCGGGCGTGCACGGCGCGGTCCTCACCGAGGCCCTGGCCTCCCGGTTCACCGTCCACCTGCACGTCACCACCGACTGGGACCTCGCCCGCCAACTCGGCGTCCCCAAACCGGTCGTGGCCGCAGCGATCGACCTCAACGCCGACCTCGCCGCCGGCAAGACCGTATGGGCGCCGCAGCTACGCGAACTGCTCGGCTTCGTGAAGGTCCGCGACCACCTGGGCATGCCCGCCGCCCTGGCCAACCTGGCCGGCATCGCCCCCGAGGACGCCCGCGACGACGTCACCGCCGCCCTGTCCCGTCACACCGGCACGCCCATCACCGCGCTCGCCCTCGGCAAGCGCTAA
- a CDS encoding VWA domain-containing protein codes for MSHPSTHLQQGAPPTPAGASNWHSWSAAWTQHVPLLTGRTDLTVLVAPGAAGDAPECFYPALNRIEVDATYIADSPDVTDPTKARHKRLVPTGYGLLVHGAAHAAHSRWTTPPGTPPILAAVADMLEESRAEGRQRARRRGDRRWLRHTVTTLLDPDDAAVDDAWHAGQLAALLLARVDARIVTSKDVRPIRAAVTGVLGRKRLRQLRDIWREAHTCEDTDADTMICLARRWCQVLGIDPDQQYDTPVPDAGQFAGRLAAALVDYLAVAAGITPAEYAAALLAHRHSPPSEWDRRDPTEQEHRAARDLANRLRQARTQHSEPGRRPSAIPPGRLRTRQAITAEAQIAAGQLPTAAPWQQRAQLPPEKPRLHLAVLVDLSGSMDRYTDAMSSAAWIFANAARRADATTTTIGFGDRTTVLVPPRTRPTQVLTMRTGLATATFPEAVKVADQLLDLRHGRTLRMLAVVSDGYLDDIPAGQQLVTTLHQAGCAVLWLHPADPLADSELTGPDQMWRHTFTHTTTLTVADPVEAVAAIADAAVAALAQA; via the coding sequence GTGTCACACCCCAGCACCCACCTCCAGCAGGGCGCACCGCCGACGCCGGCCGGCGCCAGCAACTGGCATAGCTGGTCCGCCGCGTGGACCCAGCACGTTCCGCTGCTGACCGGCCGTACCGACCTCACCGTCCTCGTCGCCCCCGGCGCCGCCGGGGACGCACCCGAGTGCTTCTACCCCGCCCTGAACCGGATCGAGGTCGACGCCACCTACATCGCCGACAGCCCCGACGTCACCGACCCGACGAAGGCCCGACACAAGCGCCTCGTGCCCACCGGCTACGGGCTGCTCGTGCACGGCGCCGCGCACGCCGCGCACAGCCGCTGGACCACCCCGCCCGGCACCCCGCCGATCCTCGCCGCCGTCGCCGACATGCTGGAGGAATCCCGGGCCGAAGGACGCCAACGCGCCCGCCGCCGCGGCGACCGCCGCTGGCTACGGCACACCGTCACCACCCTTCTCGACCCCGACGACGCGGCCGTCGACGACGCGTGGCACGCCGGACAACTCGCCGCCCTGCTCCTGGCGCGCGTCGACGCCCGCATCGTCACCAGCAAAGACGTCCGCCCGATCCGGGCCGCCGTCACCGGCGTCCTCGGACGCAAACGCCTGCGGCAACTGCGGGACATCTGGCGCGAGGCCCACACCTGCGAAGACACCGACGCCGACACCATGATCTGCCTGGCCCGCCGGTGGTGCCAGGTACTCGGCATCGACCCCGACCAGCAGTACGACACCCCCGTACCGGACGCCGGACAATTCGCCGGCCGCCTCGCCGCGGCCCTCGTCGACTACCTCGCCGTCGCCGCCGGCATCACCCCGGCCGAGTACGCCGCCGCGCTGCTGGCCCACCGGCACAGCCCACCGTCGGAGTGGGACCGCCGGGACCCGACCGAGCAGGAACACCGCGCGGCCCGCGACCTCGCCAACCGGCTGCGGCAAGCCCGCACCCAACACTCCGAACCCGGCCGGCGGCCCTCCGCGATCCCACCCGGCCGGCTGCGCACCCGGCAGGCCATCACCGCCGAAGCACAAATCGCCGCCGGGCAACTCCCGACCGCCGCCCCGTGGCAGCAACGCGCCCAACTGCCACCGGAGAAACCCCGTCTGCACCTGGCCGTCCTGGTCGACCTGTCCGGCTCGATGGACCGCTACACCGACGCGATGTCGTCGGCCGCGTGGATCTTCGCCAACGCGGCACGCCGCGCCGACGCGACGACCACCACCATCGGGTTCGGCGACCGCACCACCGTCCTGGTACCCCCACGCACCCGCCCCACGCAGGTGCTGACCATGCGCACCGGCCTCGCCACCGCCACCTTCCCGGAAGCGGTCAAGGTCGCCGACCAACTCCTCGACCTACGCCACGGCCGCACCCTGCGGATGCTCGCCGTCGTCTCCGACGGCTACCTCGACGACATCCCCGCCGGCCAACAACTCGTCACCACCCTGCACCAGGCCGGCTGTGCCGTGCTGTGGCTGCACCCCGCCGACCCGCTCGCCGACAGCGAACTGACCGGCCCCGACCAGATGTGGAGGCACACCTTCACGCACACCACCACCCTCACTGTCGCCGATCCCGTCGAGGCCGTCGCGGCGATCGCCGACGCCGCCGTCGCCGCGCTCGCCCAGGCCTAG
- a CDS encoding HAD domain-containing protein gives MTSTRPLAHPELPPIVALDVDGVLNPANPAHAAALGYQPHRYDGPGPDGQHVTGTVWLHPDHGPWLRELAEHAQPVWCTSWNHLAAQWIAPRLDLPTTWPHVPVHAGGVRFGHQSKLSALYPWATRRALAILDDEFGGKDPTTADQRTRDGAPTLLHPVDPSHGLRRADIDTVLTWLRRL, from the coding sequence GTGACCAGCACCCGACCCCTGGCACACCCAGAGCTTCCGCCGATCGTGGCCCTCGACGTCGACGGCGTCCTCAACCCCGCCAACCCGGCCCACGCCGCAGCGCTTGGCTACCAGCCACACCGCTACGACGGGCCCGGACCCGACGGGCAGCACGTCACCGGCACCGTCTGGCTCCACCCCGACCACGGGCCATGGCTGCGGGAACTGGCCGAACACGCCCAACCGGTGTGGTGCACCAGCTGGAACCACCTCGCCGCCCAATGGATCGCCCCACGACTCGACCTGCCGACCACCTGGCCGCACGTTCCCGTCCACGCGGGCGGTGTCCGCTTCGGCCACCAGAGCAAACTCTCCGCCCTCTACCCCTGGGCCACGCGGCGGGCACTCGCCATCCTCGACGACGAGTTCGGCGGCAAGGACCCCACCACCGCCGACCAGCGCACCCGCGACGGCGCACCCACCCTGCTCCACCCCGTCGACCCGTCTCACGGGCTGCGCCGTGCCGACATCGACACGGTGCTCACCTGGCTACGCCGGCTCTGA
- a CDS encoding DUF4262 domain-containing protein, whose protein sequence is MPNTDDFLQRQEQIIDTTGWAVTHVLPTADDPDTTAPFAYTVGLTAHDYPELITAGLPPEVAHSLLNDLARRVYDKAERFTHGQRISDLIAGYDAIIIDGPPTDELLPAMAINRYGREKTRLQQLVWPDREGRFPWDSGYDFDPQAQPLIAQL, encoded by the coding sequence GTGCCTAACACCGACGACTTCCTCCAACGCCAAGAACAGATCATCGACACCACCGGCTGGGCCGTCACCCACGTCCTGCCCACCGCCGACGACCCCGACACCACCGCCCCGTTCGCCTACACCGTCGGGCTCACCGCCCACGACTACCCCGAACTGATCACCGCCGGACTGCCACCCGAGGTCGCCCACAGCCTGCTCAACGACCTTGCCCGCCGGGTCTACGACAAGGCCGAACGGTTCACCCACGGCCAGCGCATCAGCGACCTCATCGCCGGCTACGACGCGATCATCATCGACGGACCACCCACCGACGAGCTGCTGCCCGCGATGGCGATCAACCGCTACGGCCGAGAGAAAACCCGCCTCCAGCAGCTCGTGTGGCCCGACCGAGAGGGCCGATTCCCCTGGGACAGCGGGTACGACTTCGACCCGCAGGCACAGCCGCTCATCGCCCAGCTGTAA
- a CDS encoding IS256 family transposase — MAASESVNPVDLLREQIEGASPDVLQAMIKTFAQAVMSAEADAICGAAYGQRSDERVNSRNGYRTREWDTRAGTIDLAIPKLRQGSYFPDWLLTHRRRAEQALVSVVATSYLLGVSTRRVEKLVEQLGIRQLSKSQVSEMAQHLDAQVEAFRNRPLDAAHYTFVWTDALTMKVREAGRTVNVHALVAVGVNADGQREVLGIDVASDEDGAGWLAFLRSLTARGLSGVQLVISDAHRGLVAAIGAALPGATWQRCRTHYLRNLLTKVPKSAQPWIATLVRTIFDQPDTDAVHAQFRRVIATIEAKFPAAAEHLDAARDDLLAFTGFPREIWRQIWSNNPQERLNKEIRRRTDVVGIFPNRAAIIRLVGAVLAEQTDEWTEGRRYMGLELLAKARLTTLDTNQHDTNQPDPTPIAA; from the coding sequence ATGGCCGCTTCAGAGAGTGTGAACCCTGTTGACCTGCTGCGCGAGCAGATCGAGGGCGCGTCGCCGGATGTGTTGCAGGCGATGATCAAGACGTTCGCGCAGGCGGTGATGTCCGCCGAGGCCGACGCGATCTGCGGCGCCGCATATGGGCAGCGCAGTGATGAGCGGGTCAACTCCCGTAACGGCTACCGGACCCGGGAATGGGATACCCGCGCCGGCACGATCGACCTGGCGATCCCGAAGCTGCGGCAGGGCTCCTACTTTCCCGACTGGTTGCTGACGCATCGGCGGCGGGCCGAGCAGGCCCTCGTGTCGGTGGTCGCGACGTCGTATCTGCTGGGGGTGTCGACGCGGCGGGTGGAGAAGCTGGTCGAGCAGCTCGGCATCCGGCAGTTGTCGAAGTCGCAGGTCTCGGAGATGGCGCAGCATCTGGACGCGCAGGTGGAGGCGTTCCGCAACCGGCCCCTGGACGCCGCCCACTACACGTTCGTGTGGACCGACGCCCTGACCATGAAGGTCCGCGAGGCTGGCCGGACCGTCAACGTCCACGCCCTGGTCGCGGTCGGGGTCAACGCCGACGGCCAACGTGAAGTCCTCGGCATCGACGTCGCCTCGGACGAAGACGGCGCGGGGTGGCTGGCGTTCCTGCGATCCCTGACGGCCCGCGGACTGTCGGGCGTCCAGCTGGTCATCTCCGACGCTCACCGCGGCCTCGTGGCAGCGATCGGCGCCGCGCTGCCCGGCGCCACCTGGCAACGATGCCGCACCCACTACCTGCGCAACCTGCTCACGAAAGTCCCGAAATCAGCGCAGCCGTGGATAGCCACCCTGGTCCGCACGATCTTCGACCAGCCCGACACCGACGCCGTTCACGCCCAGTTCCGGCGGGTCATCGCCACGATCGAGGCGAAGTTCCCGGCCGCCGCCGAGCACCTCGACGCCGCCCGCGACGACCTGCTCGCCTTCACCGGCTTCCCACGCGAGATCTGGCGCCAGATCTGGTCCAACAACCCGCAGGAACGCCTGAACAAGGAAATCCGCCGCCGCACCGACGTCGTCGGGATCTTCCCCAACCGAGCGGCCATCATCAGACTCGTCGGCGCAGTCCTAGCCGAACAGACCGACGAATGGACCGAAGGACGCCGCTACATGGGCCTGGAACTCCTCGCCAAAGCCCGCCTGACCACCCTCGACACCAACCAACACGACACCAACCAGCCCGACCCCACCCCGATCGCCGCATAA
- a CDS encoding DUF2637 domain-containing protein, giving the protein MTATPLPRHTSARTPEVAEVDTRHLIRLRWAVRAVLALGVAASIAANVLHARPNLISQVIAAWPPLALLLTVELISRVPADRRGLAAARLIAAAVIAGIAAWVSYWHMVGVAARYGETGVAASYLLPISVDGLVVVASISLVEIAGRIRTPSVSQVGRLQSATTPTETPTPTAESPSLRAPALVSGPPRAAQTLRGFDVSPTEWPEAAIRGDEGEHSNADATVHAPTDARDTEEVAPELPQDDTRDHEDAHLVQTGKDAIPSPHTPPLRGADPSHHATDRSGISRSGTTGSPGTPVENPDEQDTANPPGAAQEIELDSIEGQGRNSDPDDGTSSAKVPPDTAGAVAYWHRQDPSLHPAEIATRIGRSERTVRRYWPPVPRTANGHDTSRVAEQIGAS; this is encoded by the coding sequence ATGACCGCCACACCGCTACCCCGGCACACCTCCGCCCGTACCCCGGAGGTAGCGGAGGTCGACACGCGGCACCTGATCCGGCTGCGGTGGGCCGTGCGGGCCGTGCTCGCCCTCGGCGTCGCCGCGTCGATCGCGGCGAACGTCCTACACGCCCGGCCGAACCTCATCAGCCAGGTCATCGCCGCGTGGCCGCCGCTGGCACTGCTGCTGACCGTCGAACTCATCTCCCGCGTCCCCGCAGATCGCCGCGGCCTGGCCGCCGCCCGGCTGATCGCCGCCGCCGTCATCGCCGGCATCGCCGCCTGGGTGAGTTACTGGCACATGGTCGGCGTCGCCGCCCGATACGGCGAAACTGGCGTCGCCGCCTCCTACCTGCTGCCCATCTCCGTTGACGGGCTCGTCGTCGTAGCCAGCATCAGCCTGGTCGAGATCGCTGGACGGATCCGCACCCCCTCCGTCAGTCAGGTTGGCCGCCTGCAGTCCGCCACCACGCCAACGGAGACGCCGACCCCGACGGCCGAATCGCCGAGCCTGAGGGCACCGGCCCTCGTATCAGGGCCGCCCCGTGCAGCGCAGACGTTACGAGGCTTCGACGTATCGCCGACGGAATGGCCGGAGGCTGCGATCCGCGGCGACGAGGGCGAGCATTCGAATGCGGACGCCACCGTGCACGCGCCGACCGATGCGCGCGACACCGAGGAAGTTGCACCTGAGCTGCCGCAGGACGATACACGCGACCACGAGGACGCTCACCTCGTCCAGACCGGTAAGGACGCCATACCGTCCCCGCACACGCCGCCGTTGCGGGGTGCGGACCCCTCTCACCACGCCACGGACCGGTCTGGAATCAGCAGGTCCGGCACCACCGGCTCTCCAGGCACGCCGGTCGAGAATCCCGACGAGCAGGACACGGCCAACCCTCCGGGCGCTGCCCAAGAGATTGAGTTGGACTCTATCGAAGGCCAGGGTCGAAATTCCGACCCGGACGATGGCACAAGCAGCGCAAAGGTGCCGCCCGACACCGCCGGGGCCGTGGCCTACTGGCATCGCCAGGACCCGTCCCTGCACCCAGCCGAGATCGCCACCAGAATCGGCCGGTCCGAGCGCACCGTCCGCCGGTACTGGCCACCCGTGCCGCGAACCGCGAACGGGCACGACACAAGTCGTGTCGCCGAGCAAATTGGCGCCTCGTGA